A genomic region of Melanotaenia boesemani isolate fMelBoe1 chromosome 13, fMelBoe1.pri, whole genome shotgun sequence contains the following coding sequences:
- the LOC121651190 gene encoding tumor necrosis factor receptor superfamily member 14-like isoform X5 has translation MILRGKLQAAASVLVIVMRAFSVHTLNCHPSEYEIGNECCPMCPPGTRVKSDCTRFRSTSCLSCTAGSYMDKPNGLKQCSPCRICDLGGGLKMEQPCTVASDTVCKPVEGFFCIHSTKSSCAAAQKHSSCEPGQYISTSGTSSSDTECSDCRDGTFSDGASSSCQPHTQCESKNLQQIKAGTSSSDAECGEKKFQFDKSSCWDHCGCFNITSDG, from the exons ATGATTTTAAGAGGAAAACTTCAGGCGGCTGCATCTGTGCTG GTTATTGTGATGAGAGCCTTTTCTGTCCATACTCTAAACTGCCATCCATCTGAGTATGAAATAGGGAATGAATGCTGTCCCATGTGTCCCCCTG GAACTCGAGTTAAAAGTGACTGCACAAGGTTCAGAAGTACGTCATGTCTGTCCTGCACAGCTGGATCATATATGGATAAACCCAATGGACTTAAACAATGTTCTCCATGTCGTATCTGTGATTTAG GTGGTGGTCTGAAGATGGAGCAGCCGTGTACAGTAGCATCAGATACTGTGTGTAAACCAGTAGAGGGATTCTTCTGTATCCACTCTACAAAGAGCAGCTGTGCAGcagcacagaaacacagcagctgtgAACCAGGACAGTACATCAGTACAAGCG GAACATCCTCCTCAGACACTGAGTGCTCCGACTGCAGAGATGGAACATTTTCAGATGGAGCATCTTCATCTtgtcagccacacacaca ATGTGAATCTAAAAACCTTCAGCAGATAAAAGCAGGAACGTCTTCATCTGATGCtgaatgtggagaaaaaaagttcCAGTTTGACAAAAGTAGTTGTTGGGATCATTGTGGCTGTTTCAATATTACTAGCGATGGTTAG